The genomic segment CGGTCCGAATGAAGCGGTCAGGCTGGGATTGATCCTCGCTGCCGCGGCTCTCAAGGCGTACCCACGGTTGCAGCCTGTCTCCACCAACGGGCCTCTGCGCGTCCGTTCTGAAATCGTCCAACTGCCGCTGCCACCGTACACCTCCGAAGAATTGACCGCCGCGCGCTTGGACGTTCGCACGGCCAAGGACAGCACTCGTGAGGGATTCATGAAGCTCGTGCGCGCCCATCGCGTGCTCGATGTTGCCGCCAGGGAAGGCAAACCTCAGGAAGTTGAAATGCAAGTCATTGCCTGGGGCCGCGAGGTCGCTTGGGTCGCATGGCCGGGCGAGATCTTCGTTGAACTTGGCCTGAGCGTGAAGGTGGGATCGCCTTTCGCCCATACTTACAACGTTGAATTGGCCAACGGCGCCATCGGTTACATCCCGAACAAGTCCGCCTATCCCGAGGGTCATTATGAAGTCGAGAGCGCTCGCGTTGCCGAAGGCGCCGGTGAAATGCTGGTGACCCGCGCTTTGCGAATGTTGAAGGAGGTTTTTCCCTCGCCATGAGCGACGCGCGGCCTTCGACGATTCGAGGACTCCTCGCCGCCGCGGCCCTCGGGGCTGCCGGTTGGGTTTCTCAGGCGAGTTCGAGTCAAACGATTTTGATTTTCGACCAATCCCCTTTCGGTTTGGGCCATTCCAGTTTGAGGGCTTGGATCGCGTCCACGACGGTTTGAGCAATCACAAAGTCCCGGTACCAGTTGCGGTCCGCGGGCACGATATGCCAGCGTGCCTCCGGATGGCTCGTGGCGTTGATCATGTCCTCATAAGCTTTGATATAGTCATCCCACCGCTGCCGGGTCTTCAGGTCGGCATGGGAAAACTTCCAATATTTGCGTGGATTCGCGAGGCGCTCGCGGAAACGCTCCGCCTGTTCCTCTTTGCTGATGTGCAGGTAAAACTTGAGCACGACCACGTTGTTCTCCACCAACATCTTTTCAAACTCGACGATTTGCCGGTAACGGCGTGACCAAACCTTCCTGGGTACGATTTCGAGGACGCGTTCCGCGAGCACGGCCTCGTATTGGGAGCGGTTGAACACTCCGATGTTCCCATAGCGCGGCACCAGCTTATGCACGCGCCACAGATAATCGTGTGCCCGTTCCTCATCGCTCGGCACCTTGAAATTCGCCGTTTCGACTCCGGCGGGATTGACGAACTCCAACACGCGCCGCACCGAGCCGTCCTTGCCGCTGGCATCCATGCCTTGAAAGATGAGCAGAACGGCGTGGGTCGAGTTGGCGTAAAGGAGTTCCTGCAACGCTCCGATGCGCTGTCCCAGCGCGGTTGTTTTCTCCTTCGTTTCAGCTTTGTCCCGATCGCCGGCAAATGCGGGATCGAAGTCTCTGAGGCGAATCTTGCGGGTAATGGCCACGGGTTGTTTTTTCATGAGCAGTCCTTTCCATCGATCAAATGGCCAGCCCGCCTGGTGACCAGTCCACCATGACCTTTCGCCAGCCCCATCGTTTGTGGAACAGGCGGGCTAACCCGGATAATTCATACTGAGCTTGAATCCGCGACAGTGTGCCGCGTGAGGGCACGCGGCCTACAATCGCGCCTGCCTCTGTGATTGTAGGCCCGGTGTCCTCACCGGGCGTCCCGTGCATGAAATAGGCGGGCTAAGGCTTGGTCTTGGCGGTGTCCAAGTCCCAAGCCGGGCGATGCCGTTGAATTTCACTGCGAAAATCACCCAGGCTCGACCAATACAACCGCTGTCCCAAGTCCACTTCGGCCACCGCCACTTCCCCCCACTGTTTGGCCTGGGCGAGCACGCGTCCTTCCCTATCATAGATGGCCGAGATCATCCAATTCGACGCGGTATCCGAGTAAGTGCTGCTCACCAAGAAGACGTGGTTTTCGCACGCGCGAGCCGCCGCCAGCATGGGGTTGCAACCCGCCACCGGGAAGGCGATCAACTCCGCTCCGCGCAAGCTGAGCTGTCGAGCCGGTTCGGGAAAGAATCCGTCATAACAAATCATCATCCCGATCCGGCCCAGCTTGGTTTCAAAAACCGGATATTCCGATCCGGGCGCGATGCCCGCCTCGATTTCCGTTCGCGGCAGCGTGACTTTTCGATACTTCCCGATGAGTTCGCCCCCGGGCCCCAGCAGGACGGCCACATTGTAAATCAAATGGGCGTCGCGCTCGACCAAACCCACGACCAAATGGATCCGGTGCCGGCGAGCCAACTCCGCGAAATAGTCGGTCGAAGGCCCGGGCACCGGCTCGGCCGCCTCCAGATAACTCAATCCGTTCCCGGTCGCGGTCAAAGTTTCGGGCAACACCGCCAAATCAGCCTTCTGGGCTGCCGCCTTCGCCACCAGTGATTCAAATTGCCGGCAGCTATCCAGCGCCGTTCGCCCGCCCTTGGGAACATAATGAACCGTGGCGACTCGAACTTTCCGGGTTGGAATAGAATCGATTGATTCCAGTCGGACGTCACGCCACTCGACCTTCGCGCCGGACGCCCATCGCAAATGCAGTTCCACGTGCGCCCATCTCGCCGCCTTGGGCGCCGCATACTCTCCCGCAACTGTCACCCATCCCGCTTGGTCCGCTTGCCCGTCTTGCGGATATTCAGGCTCCGCTTGCGGCGCCACGCCTGGCGCATAACTGTGCGCGCCCGGTGCGTCGTGGCGCACCGGATGTCCGCGCTCGTCCCGCCAATGAATGCGGACCAGGACGGAACGGTGAGGGTGGGGCACTCCCTCCGTCTTCCGCAGCGCTTGAAATCGGTACGCCTTACCTCCTTGGACCGGAAACCGTTTCGCCCAATGTCCGTCCAGACCTTCCCGTCCATCGGTCTCAATCCGCAAGGCGCCTTCCTCTCCCTTGGAAAACTTCGGACGCACTTCTTCCCGCACAGACTTTCCGACCCAATCCTCTGCAACACCTTTGGGAAAGCCAGGCGGTTCCTGGCGCTGATTCGCGGATTGACCCTTCGGAAGGCCAAACCGCCACAACTCCGCCCTCGATCCGAAATAGACCGCACCTCGTTCAAGGGCAAATCCGCAATCGATGCGGGTCGGACTCTCGTGGAATTCCAGATGCTCTGGCCGCTCCAGATCCAGCAGATAAACGCCACGTGATACCAGGCCGACCAGCCGCCGATCCCACAGACCCAGGCTGATCTCGACCTGCGCGCCGGGAAGTTTCCACCTTCGTTCGACCTCCCGCGACTGGCCGGACAACCGTATCAACTCATGTTGGGTCGTAACATAAACGCTTCCCCGGTCCGCCACCATGGCAGGATAGCGCGAAACTCCCGGGACCAGCGCTTGCTCGAAAACTTTTTTCCTCGTTCGCGGGTCGAACGCAAACACGGAAGCCTCCTTTGCCAAAGCTTTCGTGCCTCCTCCGCCAAAATTCCCACTCCCTCCAAAAATCAATCCCGATCCAGGTTCCCAGGCGAGGGAGACCACG from the Verrucomicrobiota bacterium genome contains:
- a CDS encoding polyphosphate kinase 2 family protein, yielding MKKQPVAITRKIRLRDFDPAFAGDRDKAETKEKTTALGQRIGALQELLYANSTHAVLLIFQGMDASGKDGSVRRVLEFVNPAGVETANFKVPSDEERAHDYLWRVHKLVPRYGNIGVFNRSQYEAVLAERVLEIVPRKVWSRRYRQIVEFEKMLVENNVVVLKFYLHISKEEQAERFRERLANPRKYWKFSHADLKTRQRWDDYIKAYEDMINATSHPEARWHIVPADRNWYRDFVIAQTVVDAIQALKLEWPKPKGDWSKIKIV